Proteins found in one Leucoraja erinacea ecotype New England unplaced genomic scaffold, Leri_hhj_1 Leri_1132S, whole genome shotgun sequence genomic segment:
- the LOC129715352 gene encoding nuclear factor 7, brain-like: MAAEQQVESLREELICPVCLDIFTDPVSLQCGHNFCRSCITQCWERDGRTSCPECRAEFADRTLIVNWALSSLAEKTQTLNLNQKVKESKLHCEKHQEELKLFCETDKKLICVICRDAREHRDHRFIPIEEAVENYKAQMKSSMESLTKIKSEILEMEQLQKTKISGVREQSRSLQSHITSHFTKKRQILSEEEQRLLKDLRESEAKSLDIMKTNLQVIQEKLNSMQEKLTKIQERMDQKDSVIFLMEEISRKRRVSDESYTLSVADGAPEVAKFDHPFLLNRAFSEMSCVIPQVSVTLDVETAHPLLDVSEDRKTVRWTQTRRSLPDTGKRFTHWACVLGSEGFTSRRHYWEVEVAGSEWWSLGVAAESVERKRRVDLTPKTGVWRIRRIDEVFEAVTSPPSPLPACPITGRVGVYLSYESGTVSFYDADTKSHLYTFTGNKFTEKLYPFFRTWNENQRLRICSSSAPDV, translated from the exons ATGGCTGCCGAACAGCAGGTTGAGAGTTTACGCGAAGAACTAATTTGTCCCGTCTGCCTGGATATCTTCACCGATCCGGTGTCCCTGCAGTGCgggcacaacttctgccgctcctgtATCACACAGTGCTGGGAAAGAGACGGGAGAACTTCCTGCCCGGAATGTAGAGCGGAATTTGCAGACCGCACCCTCATTGTGAATTGGGCATTGTCAAGTCTGGCTGAGAAAACTCAAACATTAAACCTGAATCAGAAAGTGAAGGAAAGTAAACTTCACTGCGAGaaacatcaggaagaactgaagctgttttgtgaaactgACAAGAAACTGATCTGTGTGATTTGTCGAGACGCGCGGGAACACAGAGATCACCGCTTCATACCGATAGAAGAAGCTGTTGAAAACTACAAG GCACAGATGAAATCTTCCATGGAATCTCTCACGAAAATAAAATCCGAGATACTGGAAATGGAACAATTGCAGAAAACAAAGATTTCTGGAGTTAGG GAACAGTCCCGCAGTCTGCAGTCCCACATCACATCACACTTCACTAAAAAGCGGCAGATTCTCTCTGAGGAAGAACAGCGTTTACTCAAAGATCTCAGGGAATCAGAGGCGAAGAGTCTTGATATAATGAAGACAAATCTTCAAGTAATCCAAGAGAAATTAAATTccatgcaggagaaactcacaaAGATACAGGAACGGATGGATCAAAAAGACAGTGTGATATTTCTAATG GAGGAAATTAGTCGGAAGAGGAG GGTTAGTGATGAGAGTTACACGTTGTCAGTAGCAGATGGGGCACCGGAAGTTGCAAAATTCGATCACCCCTTTTTATTGAACAGAGCGTTCAGCGAAATGTCGTGTGTTATTCCGCAAG tctccgtcaccctggatgtggaaacagcgcaTCCGCTGCTCGACGTGTCTGAGGATCGGAAGACGGTGAGATGGACCCAGACCCGGAGGAGTCTCCCTGACACCGGGAAAAGGTTTACACACTGGGcgtgtgtgctgggatcggagggattcacatcgaggagacattactgggaggtggaggtggcggggagtgagtggtggagtctgggagtcgccgcagagtctgtggagaggaagagacggGTCGACCTGACCCCAAAGACTGGAGTCTGGAGGATCAGGCGGATTGATGAAGTGTTTGAAGCAgtcacctcccctccatcccctctccccgcaTGTCCCATCACtgggagggtgggagtttatctcagttacgagtccgggacagtttcattttacgacgccgacaccaagtcccatctctacaccttcactgggaataaattcacggagaaactttatcctttcttcaGGACTTGGAACGAAAACCAGCGGCTGAGAATCTGCTCCAGTTCAGCTCCGGATGTGTAA